In Sorghum bicolor cultivar BTx623 chromosome 10, Sorghum_bicolor_NCBIv3, whole genome shotgun sequence, one genomic interval encodes:
- the LOC8067711 gene encoding uncharacterized protein LOC8067711 isoform X2, with protein MDAVVDLFSKLADVTFNAAWKEITRQLKFSEDLGSIKDNLSLIQSFLRDAERQSSKLQSVRHTLKKLKAAAYDLEDMLLLFESWTTTHKGEVLPLSAKATKELVACSERLKMPHKLKRMRETIEEIIDHQNKFNFIEDTRKNDEEVFRKRETFSDADEVPIGRIEEKERIISMLQADDSNFFIVFIYGFGGVGKTTLAQMVFNDDRTMQFFDFQVWVYVSLKFDIKTIGQSIISQLDKSSSSADITLQATRDRLKTIVKGQRFLIVLDDLWEEDPDELEKLRTLLRGAKAGSKIIATTRSVKVAKLMNGSLTIELGALPDNCCWELFRAKAFPHGKVDADKESIGREIVNKCSGMPLAANSLGRLCRRTDEWKAIRDSDIWAEDGDDVPFIDTKVLPSLKLSYQYMPYHLKPCFAYCAVFPKGSHIEKSSLIQQWIALGFVQLPAACQSFTVQQAGERYFEELREMSFLQDVAGMSPTPFARYNEPRGVQFQMHDLVHDLARLVAGDEVIAFDANRQQKPHGNTDNCRHMLLSNLCDSSLYYWSIPSTARALRFEKCSIAQTSLKSLMGAEFLRVLDLSTCTTIANLPDSINNFRLLKFLNISGMQTGLLPKSLSSLHGLLALNLSENTGLVDIPSYICEFVNLHYLDLHGCSNLRELPQEIHILKELLHLNLSGCGSLQSLPNEFGELRKLSFLDLSYCSQLQSLPSKFGGLQELSFLNLLHCYQLCELSDSFIYLANMIHLNMSFCHQLKLLPSGLFKYMKKLLGLNLSGCTSLEVLPEVCENDAGCPMLETLDLSNCTNLAALPNSCTSLCELRYLNLSGCSRINNFLNLIPHWKFDKLEYLNLSGFDAKTYPEAPGTSVANVESSEDLNRELELGMLQEDIITQRLHHLKYLSVGGFTLFSKQGIASLVDLLTLPNFNVQAQPADNHSNIMLLQQILDLTHHELNIKCLENVVSPEEAKKVELSRKQQLHFLSFEWSCFLSSLTPDGTGEEKAMAVLEHFRPYYNLQCLSLKGYNGTRFPNWVNKIDDTLPNLVKIVLSNIKWCDHIPTLGHLPNLQELEINDMPLLRHARIVPCKKLRRLTLVGLQDITVLIFYDYNSETQVNDVHETGVHEVVLCCDFDEEERETRDSLPISKQVKRKAAAAGLVAKVKGCLKAPRCGTSTETKRIHYIGAGNDAPAVTCKPVLTPAPSKERREQAAGPTLDYLKIESCHNLKLHPYIPMCKEYFVKNSFLNLDHIEEDAIGIQRYDMLPLNPTFKSKMWIEDCVERHDDSVKWIMKVVTNTNVEELFITRCYIIARPPIIEERPFGTLRKVKITDCTGPFPKILALFTSLQEIEVNSIRNSFWRDSLHKMTRLEKLTTPSPELLVSMLSGYHHIPYVNTKEVALFSVRPKRSWVYRNPLLIFDSYRQQLHWKEALEEEELEKLEEEGDKKEEEDPLRHWVHRKKEMEENETQGEEHPLQFTTGSATNCSNNFSLLYQYHDYKIEQITIQNLEHVERAEEVSGQGQLSQYRQLQSLSLMWSSSSLPQDSSIVNDFLILEKLQPHGTLKTLRIQGYRSRTLCSWVMDISISLPNLVKVELSDMILCEHIPLLGKLANLEELCISNIPCVTKVDAAIYGDKTPLFRKLREFTIKKMNGLEKWELLQYCVNLEQLSIRSCIDLTTLPDSIRSCLFLSKLEVLECWNFSALPEWIGELVSLRELCVHAAKLERLPQSIQDLSALEKLVLKKCNYRLRKRCTSGEDKDKIKHIGSVDITQSPFLLVRSNDMFMERICSPQLIEIHIVCSKYDKVSSLDVKKLHPYDSLEILSLKGYYGAYNPLWMSSLPNLVKLELTSVVLEHIHLDQLPNLVKLELSSVGFEHLRLDQLQSLQELHISRVQSIGSKVCIWCTEPLRKLRRITMSELTNQGLQISMERQGHSNENLFPGLQDLEIHCCSMLRFEPSIPRSGRYILSGRKGQPGQDMCPSFHRIMGPSIPASLYKMEIRYSRGFSSTSWNGLRHFDIRELIIDDCYDDIPLPESIRGWRSLRKLEILNCDEITALPEWLGEITSLRELKCLRRDANLERIRTSWHIFQM; from the exons ATGGACGCCGTGGTGGATTTGTTCAGCAAGCTCGCTGATGTCACCTTTAACGCCGCTTGGAAAGAGATTACTAGGCAGCTGAAATTCAGTGAAGATTTGGGGAGCATCAAGGACAATCTGTCCCTCATTCAATCATTCCTCAGGGACGCGGAGAGGCAGTCATCAAAGCTGCAGAGCGTCCGACACACGCTAAAGAAGCTCAAGGCTGCAGCTTATGACTTGGAGGATATGCTACTGCTCTTCGAGTCCTGGACCACCACCCACAAGGGTGAAGTCCTTCCACTTAGCGCCAAGGCTACAAAG GAATTAGTTGCATGCTCTGAAAGGTTGAAGATGCCTCATAAATTGAAAAGAATGAGGGAAACAATAGAGGAGATAATAGATCACCAGAACAAATTCAACTTCATAGAAGACACTAGAAAGAACGACGAAGAAGTGTTCAGGAAACGTGAGAcattttcagatgctgatgaagTCCCCATTGGGAGGattgaagaaaaagaaagaataatCAGTATGCTGCAAGCAGATGATTCAAACTTTTTCATCGTTTTTATTTATGGTTTTGGAGGAGTAGGTAAAACTACTCTTGCCCAGATGGTCTTCAATGATGATAGAACAATGCAATTCTTTGACTTCCAAGTGTGGGTCTATGTCTCTCTAAAATTCGATATCAAGACCATCGGTCAATCTATCATCTCCCAACTGGATAAATCAAGTAGCTCTGCAGATATCACCTTACAAGCTACACGGGACCGCTTGAAAACTATTGTTAAAGGGCAACGGTTTCTTATTGTTCTGGATGACCTATGGGAAGAAGATCCAGATGAGTTGGAAAAACTAAGGACACTGCTGCGGGGTGCTAAAGCAGGCAGCAAGATCATTGCAACCACACGCAGTGTAAAAGTTGCTAAGCTAATGAATGGAAGTTTGACAATAGAATTAGGTGCTTTGCCGGACAATTGCTGCTGGGAGTTGTTCAGAGCAAAGGCATTTCCACATGGAAAGGTGGATGCTGATAAGGAAAGTATAGGAAGAGAGATAGTAAATAAATGCAGCGGAATGCCACTAGCAGCAAATTCTCTGGGTCGCCTTTGCCGTAGAACTGATGAATGGAAAGCTATACGGGATAGTGATATCTGGGCAGAAGATGGAGATGATGTACCTTTCATAGACACCAAAGTACTACCATCACTGAAGCTTAGTTATCAATACATGCCTTATCATCTCAAACCCTGTTTTGCATATTGTGCTGTTTTTCCTAAAGGCTCCCACATAGAGAAGAGCAGCTTGATTCAGCAGTGGATTGCTCTTGGATTTGTTCAGCTCCCTGCTGCTTGTCAGTCGTTCACCGTTCAACAAGCTGGAGAAAGATACTTTGAGGAGCTTCGTGAGATGTCATTTCTTCAGGATGTAGCTGGAATGTCTCCAACT CCATTTGCAAGATATAACGAACCTCGAGGTGTACAATTCCAGATGCATGATTTGGTTCATGATCTAGCTAGATTAGTTGCAGGTGATGAAGTTATTGCCTTTGATGCTAATAGGCAACAAAAGCCTCATGGTAATACAGACAACTGCCGACACATGTTGCTCTCAAATTTATGTGACTCATCCCTATATTATTGGTCTATACCTAGCACAGCAAGGGCTCTTCGTTTTGAGAAGTGCAGCATTGCTCAGACTAGTTTGAAGTCTTTGATGGGAGCTGAATTCTTACGTGTACTGGATTTAAGTACATGTACTACTATTGCCAATCTACCTGATTCTATCAACAATTTTAGACTGTTGAAGTTCTTAAATATATCTGGAATGCAAACTGGCCTTTTGCCCAAGTCCCTAAGCTCCTTGCATGGTTTACTAGCATTGAATCTTTCTGAAAATACTGGCCTTGTTGATATTCCCAGTTACATTTGTGAATTTGTCAACCTACACTATTTGGATCTACATGGCTGCTCAAATCTTAGAGAGCTGCCACAAGAAATTCATATACTCAAAGAGCTGCTACACCTGAACCTATCAGGATGTGGTAGCCTACAATCTCTGCCTAATGAGTTTGGGGAGCTTCGAAAACTCTCATTCCTCGACCTTTCATATTGTTCTCAGCTTCAATCGCTTCCTTCAAAGTTTGGTGGGCTTCAGGAACTTTCGTTTCTCAACCTGTTGCATTGTTACCAACTTTGTGAGCTGTCTGATTCTTTCATTTACCTTGCAAATATGATACATCTGAATATGTCCTTCTGCCACCAGTTGAAACTATTGCCTAGTGGGTTATTCAAGTACATGAAGAAGCTTCTAGGTTTGAATTTGTCTGGCTGTACCTCTCTTGAAGTTCTTCCTGAAGTTTGTGAGAATGATGCTGGCTGCCCGATGTTGGAAACTTTGGACTTATCAAATTGTACTAATCTGGCTGCCCTTCCAAATTCCTGCACCAGTCTTTGTGAGCTCCGGTATTTAAATCTATCAGGTTGTTCTCGAATTAACAACTTTCTAAATTTGATTCCACACTGGAAATTCGATAAGTTGGAATACCTAAATCTCTCTGGGTTTGATGCAAAAACTTATCCTGAAGCTCCAGGAACCTCTGTGGCAAATGTAGAGAGTTCAGAAGATCTCAATAGAGAACTAGAGCTAGGCATGCTGCAAGAGGATATCATCACCCAACGTTTGCATCATCTTAAGTACCTATCAGTTGGAGGGTTCACACTCTTCTCAAAACAAGGCATTGCAAGCTTGGTAGACCTTCTAACCTTGCCCAACTTTAATGTACAGGCACAACCTGCAGACAACCACAGCAATATTATGCTTCTCCAGCAGATCCTGGATCTCACACATCATGAGCTAAACATCAAATGCCTTGAGAATGTGGTGTCGCCAGAGGAAGCAAAGAAAGTGGAACTGAGCAGGAAGCAACAGCTTCATTTCTTGAGTTTTGAATGGTCTTGTTTTTTGTCTTCTTTGACACCTGATGGGACTGGTGAGGAAAAGGCTATGGCAGTTTTGGAACATTTCAGGCCCTATTACAATTTACAGTGCCTCTCTTTAAAAGGCTACAACGGAACCAGATTTCCTAATTGGGTTAACAAGATAGATGACACACTCCCAAATCTGGTGAAAATTGTATTGTCCAATATCAAATGGTGTGACCATATTCCTACATTGGGACATTTACCAAATCTACAGGAACTGGAGATTAATGATATGCCTCTGCTTCGGCATGCACGAATTGTACCATGCAAGAAGTTAAGACGGCTGACATTGGTTGGACTGCAAGACATCACTGTACTTATATTTTATGATTACAACTCAGAAACACAAGTAAATGATGTGCACGAGACAGGAGTACATGAGGTGGTATTATGTTGTGACTTCGATGAGGAAGAGAGAGAAACAAGAGATTCTCTTCCCATAAGTAAGCAAGTCAAAAGAAAGGCAGCGGCAGCAGGCCTTGTAGCAAAGGTTAAGGGTTGTTTAAAAGCTCCACGCTGTGGCACGTCgacagaaacaaagagaatacaCTACATTGGTGCTGGAAATGACGCACCTGCTGTCACCTGCAAGCCAGTACTAACTCCAGCTCCCTCTAAAGAAAGAAGAGAACAGGCAGCAGGCCCTACACTTGATTATTTGAAGATAGAAAGCTGTCATAATCTAAAACTGCATCCATATATCCCTATGTGCAAGGAGTACTTCGTCAAGAATAGCTTTCTCAATCTGGATCATATCGAGGAAGATGCCATAGGTATCCAAAGATATGATATGTTGCCTTTGAATCCCACATTCAAATCAAAAATGTGGATAGAGGACTGTGTTGAAAGACATGATGATTCTGTAAAATGGATTATGAAAGTAGTTACAAACACCAACGTGGAGGAGCTTTTTATCACTAGATGCTACATCATTGCCAGACCGCCCATAATAGAGGAGCGGCCTTTTGGAACCCTTCGGAAAGTCAAGATAACAGATTGCACGGGGCCGTTTCCTAAAATATTGGCTCTATTCACATCACTACAGGAAATTGAAGTCAATTCCATCCGCAACTCCTTCTGGCGTGACTCACTGCATAAAATGACCAGATTGGAAAAATTgactacaccatctcctgaaCTTCTTGTTTCAATGTTGTCCGGTTATCATCATATTCCGTATGTCAATACGAAGGAG GTGGCTCTTTTTAGCGTAAGACCAAAGCGGAGTTGGGTGTACAGGAATCCACTTTTAATTTTTGACAGCTACAGGCAGCAGCTACATTGGAAAGAAGCACTGGAGGAGGAAGAATTAGAAAAACTAGAAGAAGAGGGAGACAAGAAAGAGGAGGAAGATCCCCTCAGGCACTGGGTTCACCGGAAAAAAGAGATGGAAGAGAATGAAACACAAGGGGAAGAGCACCCCCTACAGTTTACCACTGGCTCTGCCACTAATTGCTCCAATAACTTCTCCCTTCTATATCAATACCATGACTACAAAATTGAGCAGATAACTATCCAGAATCTTGAGCATGTGGAGAGAGCAGAGGAAGTAAGCGGGCAAGGCCAGTTGTCCCAATATCGGCAACTGCAGTCACTGAGTTTGATGTGGTCTAGCAGCAGTTTACCACAGGATTCAAGCATAGTTAATGACTTTCTGATTCTTGAAAAACTCCAGCCTCATGGGACCCTAAAAACACTTCGAATACAAGGCTATAGGAGTCGTACATTGTGCTCCTGGGTGATGGATATAAGTATTTCCCTTCCAAATCTTGTGAAAGTTGAGCTGTCTGACATGATATTGTGTGAGCATATCCCTTTATTAGGCAAATTAGCAAACCTGGAAGAGCTGTGCATCTCAAATATTCCTTGTGTCACCAAAGTTGATGCTGCTATATATGGAGACAAGACACCATTATTTAGGAAACTCAGAGAATTTACaatcaagaaaatgaatggcctTGAGAAGTGGGAACTTCTTCAGTACTGTGTTAATCTGGAGCAACTGAGTATTCGTTCCTGTATCGACCTTACTACCTTGCCAGATAGCATCCGAAGCTGCCTCTTCCTCAGCAAATTAGAGGTACTAGAATGTTGGAATTTTTCTGCTTTACCAGAATGGATTGGAGAACTCGTATCACTGCGTGAGCTGTGTGTACATGCTGCCAAACTCGAGCGATTGCCCCAATCCATTCAAGACCTCAGTGCTTTGGAGAAGCTGGTCCTTAAGAAGTGCAACTACAGACTCCGCAAACGTTGCACATCAGGAGAGGACAAAGATAAGATAAAACACATTGGAAGTGTAGATATAACTCAG AGCCCTTTTCTCTTGGTCCGTTCAAATGATATGTTTATGGAGAGGATTTGTAGTCCCCAGCTTATTGAAATACATATTGTGTGTTCTAAATACGATAAAGTATCCTCGCTTGATGTAAAAAAGCTTCACCCTTATGACTCGCTCGAAATACTTAGCTTAAAGGGATATTATGGTGCATATAACCCTCTTTGGATGTCATCACTCCCAAACCTTGTGAAATTAGAGCTCACTAGTGTGGTACTTGAACATATCCATCTGGATCAGTTACCAAACCTTGTGAAATTGGAGCTCTCCAGTGTGGGATTTGAACACCTCCGTCTGGATCAGTTACAGAGCCTCCAAGAGCTACACATTTCACGGGTACAGAGCATAGGGTCAAAAGTCTGCATCTGGTGCACAGAACCACTTAGAAAGCTCAGAAGAATTACAATGTCCGAATTAACCAACCAGGGGTTGCAAATATCCATGGAGCGGCAGGGTCATAGCAATGAGAATTTGTTTCCAGGCCTTCAAGATCTGGAGATACACTGTTGTTCTATGTTGAGGTTTGAACCATCAATCCCAAGGAGTGGCAGGTACATCTTATCAGGCAGGAAAGGACAACCAGGCCAAGACATGTGTCCGTCTTTTCATCGAATCATGGGGCCATCCATCCCTGCCTCATTATACAAAATGGAGATCAGGTATAGCAGAGGGTTTTCATCCACATCCTGGAACGGTCTACGACACTTTGACATCAGGGAATTGATTATAGACGACTGTTATGATGATATACCTTTGCCAGAGAGTATTCGGGGATGGAGATCCCTCCGGAAACTCGAGATATTGAACTGTGACGAAATTACGGCGCTGCCAGAGTGGCTGGGCGAGATCACCTCGCTCCGGGAGCTCAAG TGCTTGAGAAGAGATGCAAATCTGGAGAGGATAAGAACAAGTTGGCACATATTCCAAATGTGA